Proteins encoded within one genomic window of Streptomyces profundus:
- the cobA gene encoding uroporphyrinogen-III C-methyltransferase, whose amino-acid sequence MSEHPAYPVGLRLAGRRVLVLGGGTVAQRRLPALLAAGADVTLIAPAVTPSVEAMAETGELRWERRGYRRGDVDGAWYLLIATDDTEVNEAASAEAERLRVWCVRSDDAEAATAWTPATGRGDGVTVAVLTGRDPRRSAAVRDAVVEGLRDGTLAARRHRDRTPGVALVGGGPGDPDLITVRGRRLLAEADVVIADRLGPRDLLDELPPQVEVIDAAKIPYGRYMAQEAINAALIEHARAGRSVVRLKGGDPFVFGRGREEAQALAEAGIQVTVVPGVTSAISVPGAAGIPVTHRGVAHEFTVVSGHLPPDDPRSLVDWPALGALRGTLVLLMAVERMGAIAETLIRHGRSPATPTAVVQEGTTPAQRRVDATLGTVAARLTEAGIRPPAVIVVGDVVAVP is encoded by the coding sequence ATGTCCGAACACCCCGCCTACCCCGTCGGGCTGCGCCTGGCCGGCCGCCGAGTGCTGGTGCTCGGCGGCGGCACCGTCGCCCAGCGCCGGCTGCCGGCGCTGCTCGCCGCCGGCGCTGACGTCACCCTGATCGCCCCGGCCGTCACCCCCTCGGTCGAGGCCATGGCCGAGACCGGCGAGCTGCGCTGGGAGCGGCGCGGCTACCGCCGGGGCGATGTCGACGGCGCCTGGTACCTGCTGATCGCGACCGACGACACCGAGGTCAACGAGGCGGCCTCGGCCGAGGCCGAACGGCTGCGGGTCTGGTGCGTCCGCAGCGACGACGCCGAGGCCGCCACCGCCTGGACGCCGGCCACCGGCCGGGGCGACGGGGTCACCGTCGCCGTCCTCACCGGGCGCGACCCCCGCCGCTCGGCCGCCGTCAGGGACGCCGTCGTCGAGGGACTGCGGGACGGCACCCTCGCCGCCCGCCGGCACCGCGACCGGACCCCGGGCGTCGCCCTGGTCGGCGGCGGCCCTGGCGACCCCGACCTGATCACCGTCCGGGGCCGCCGGCTGCTCGCCGAGGCCGATGTGGTGATCGCCGACCGGCTCGGCCCCAGGGACCTGCTGGACGAACTCCCGCCGCAGGTCGAGGTGATCGACGCGGCCAAGATCCCCTACGGCCGGTACATGGCCCAGGAGGCGATCAACGCCGCGCTGATCGAACACGCCAGGGCCGGCCGGTCCGTCGTGCGGCTCAAGGGCGGCGACCCCTTCGTCTTCGGCCGGGGCCGCGAGGAGGCGCAGGCACTGGCCGAGGCCGGCATCCAGGTCACCGTGGTCCCGGGCGTCACCAGCGCCATCTCCGTCCCCGGGGCGGCCGGCATCCCGGTCACCCACCGGGGTGTCGCCCACGAGTTCACCGTGGTCAGCGGCCATCTGCCGCCCGACGACCCCCGTTCCCTGGTGGACTGGCCGGCGCTCGGCGCGCTGCGCGGCACCCTGGTGCTGCTGATGGCGGTGGAACGGATGGGCGCCATCGCCGAGACCCTGATCCGACACGGCCGCTCCCCCGCGACCCCGACCGCCGTCGTCCAGGAGGGGACCACCCCGGCGCAGCGCCGGGTGGACGCCACCCTGGGCACGGTCGCCGCCCGCCTCACGGAGGCCGGTATCCGGCCCCCGGCGGTGATCGTCGTCGGCGATGTGGTGGCCGTGCCATGA
- the cbiE gene encoding precorrin-6y C5,15-methyltransferase (decarboxylating) subunit CbiE — MADRVTVIGWDGSPLGSAATTALRAATLVAGAPRHLDLPEVPPHAERVTLGSVALAARRIAAHRGTAVVLADGDPGFFGVVRALRDPAHGLEVEVVPAVSAVATAFARAAMPWDDARVVVANERTLRRAVNVCRAHPKVAVLTAPGAGPTEIALLLGAEQRTFVICESLGTARERVSVLTSDRVPRHHWTDPNVVIVIGGPFAHSGTSSWLAGLATGDLPEAPRGWGLDPAAYGQPAPDRDAERAGRSRRLRALELSVLGPRFGDLLWDVGSGGGLTAVEAAGLGAAVIAVDRDPRALALADAAARRVGVRVQTVQGVAPQVLADLPQPDLIRVGGGGHRTLVACADRRPERVVSHAMTRDQAEAASRVLTGAGYAVECTLVQSVELAVGDWSEQGRTVVFLLAARLLSSTN, encoded by the coding sequence ATGGCCGACCGCGTCACCGTCATCGGATGGGACGGGTCCCCGCTCGGCTCTGCCGCCACCACCGCACTCCGCGCCGCGACCCTCGTCGCCGGCGCCCCCCGCCATCTGGACCTGCCCGAAGTCCCGCCGCACGCCGAGCGGGTGACCCTCGGCAGCGTCGCCCTCGCGGCCCGCAGGATCGCCGCCCACCGGGGAACCGCCGTGGTGCTGGCCGACGGCGACCCGGGCTTCTTCGGCGTGGTGCGCGCGCTGCGCGATCCCGCACACGGCCTTGAGGTCGAGGTGGTGCCCGCCGTGTCGGCCGTCGCCACCGCCTTCGCCCGCGCCGCCATGCCCTGGGACGACGCGCGGGTGGTGGTGGCCAACGAACGCACCCTGCGCCGCGCCGTCAACGTCTGCCGCGCGCACCCCAAGGTCGCCGTCCTCACCGCCCCGGGCGCCGGGCCCACCGAGATCGCGCTGCTGCTCGGGGCCGAGCAACGCACCTTTGTGATCTGCGAGTCGCTCGGCACCGCGCGGGAACGCGTCTCCGTCCTCACCTCCGACCGCGTGCCGCGCCACCACTGGACCGATCCCAACGTGGTGATCGTGATCGGCGGCCCCTTCGCCCACTCCGGCACCAGCAGCTGGCTGGCCGGTCTCGCCACCGGCGATCTGCCGGAGGCCCCGCGCGGCTGGGGCCTCGACCCGGCCGCCTACGGACAGCCGGCGCCCGACCGGGACGCGGAGCGCGCCGGGCGCAGCCGACGCCTGCGCGCCCTCGAACTCTCCGTGCTCGGCCCCCGGTTCGGGGACCTGCTGTGGGACGTGGGCAGCGGCGGGGGACTGACGGCCGTCGAGGCGGCCGGTCTCGGCGCCGCGGTGATCGCCGTCGACCGCGATCCGCGCGCCCTGGCGCTCGCCGACGCCGCGGCCCGACGGGTCGGGGTGCGTGTGCAGACCGTGCAGGGCGTCGCGCCCCAGGTGCTGGCCGATCTGCCGCAACCCGATCTGATCCGGGTGGGCGGCGGGGGGCACCGCACCCTGGTCGCCTGCGCCGACCGGCGGCCCGAGCGCGTCGTCAGCCACGCCATGACCCGTGACCAGGCCGAGGCGGCCAGCCGGGTGCTGACGGGCGCCGGCTACGCCGTGGAGTGCACCCTGGTGCAGTCGGTCGAACTGGCGGTTGGCGACTGGTCGGAACAGGGTCGAACGGTTGTCTTTCTGCTCGCTGCGCGACTGTTGTCGTCAACCAACTGA
- a CDS encoding GNAT family N-acetyltransferase has product MTSTFPDISINTERLMLRPFEEADAPELAAMMSDELSVAWTSAPMPYTRREAYDWITRRAPAERTEGRGIVLAVTEYLTHRLVGSVHLMNTDWRVLSTEVGYVVGPWARGEGYAAEAVQAVAQWLFRDQKFERLELRTAAGNTASQQVAQKVGCISEGVLRNALIVRSRTEDGGWTDIRTDLIVWGLLPEDIEEAPHHRGRPADV; this is encoded by the coding sequence ATGACATCCACCTTCCCCGATATCTCCATCAACACCGAACGGTTGATGCTCCGTCCGTTCGAGGAGGCCGACGCCCCCGAGCTGGCCGCGATGATGAGCGACGAGCTGAGCGTCGCCTGGACCTCGGCACCCATGCCGTACACCCGGCGCGAGGCGTACGACTGGATCACCCGCAGGGCGCCGGCCGAACGCACGGAGGGACGGGGCATCGTGCTGGCCGTGACCGAGTACCTCACCCACCGGCTGGTCGGCAGTGTGCATTTGATGAACACCGACTGGCGGGTGCTGAGCACCGAGGTCGGCTATGTGGTGGGCCCCTGGGCCAGGGGCGAGGGCTACGCGGCCGAGGCCGTGCAGGCCGTCGCCCAGTGGCTCTTCCGCGACCAGAAGTTCGAACGTCTTGAGCTGCGCACCGCGGCGGGCAACACCGCGTCGCAGCAGGTGGCGCAGAAGGTCGGCTGTATCAGCGAGGGCGTGCTCCGCAACGCGCTGATAGTGCGCTCCCGCACCGAGGACGGCGGTTGGACCGACATCCGCACCGACCTGATCGTCTGGGGCCTGCTCCCCGAGGACATCGAGGAAGCCCCCCACCACCGCGGGCGGCCGGCCGACGTCTGA
- a CDS encoding MetQ/NlpA family ABC transporter substrate-binding protein, with translation MRTQLKSGALLAAITALTLGLTACGTDSDPDTGGSGGGDGAAADPAQPLSVAANPVPHVEILEFVQENLAEDAGLDLDIRTVTDYVIPNTLVDDGDVDANFFQHQPYLDDFNAQQGTDIVPVINVHLEPLGLYSAQLDSFDELGEGSTVAIPNDATNGGRALQLLAGEGVIELAEGVGAEATLGDITQDNGLDFQELEAASLPRALEDFDAAVINGNYALEAELVPAEDALILEDSENNPYANFLAVNAGNEDDPRVQTLAELLNSDEVQQFIEDTYQGSVIPAFGTPAG, from the coding sequence GTGCGTACCCAACTGAAGTCCGGCGCCCTGCTCGCCGCCATCACGGCCCTCACCCTCGGGTTGACCGCCTGCGGCACCGACTCCGACCCGGACACCGGCGGCTCCGGCGGTGGCGACGGCGCAGCCGCCGACCCCGCCCAGCCGCTGAGCGTCGCGGCCAACCCCGTGCCCCACGTGGAGATCCTGGAGTTCGTCCAGGAGAACCTCGCCGAGGACGCCGGGCTCGACCTGGACATCCGCACGGTGACGGACTACGTCATCCCCAACACCCTGGTGGACGACGGCGACGTGGACGCCAACTTCTTCCAGCACCAGCCCTACCTGGACGACTTCAACGCCCAGCAGGGCACCGACATCGTGCCGGTCATCAACGTCCACCTGGAGCCGCTCGGCCTCTACTCCGCCCAGCTCGACAGCTTCGACGAGCTCGGCGAAGGGTCCACCGTCGCCATCCCCAACGACGCCACCAACGGCGGGCGCGCCCTCCAGCTGCTCGCCGGCGAGGGCGTGATCGAGCTGGCCGAAGGGGTCGGCGCCGAAGCCACCCTCGGCGACATCACCCAGGACAACGGCCTGGACTTCCAGGAGTTGGAGGCCGCCTCGCTGCCCCGCGCCCTGGAGGACTTCGACGCCGCCGTGATCAACGGCAACTACGCCCTTGAGGCGGAGCTGGTGCCCGCCGAGGACGCGCTGATCCTGGAGGACTCCGAGAACAACCCCTACGCCAACTTCCTGGCCGTCAACGCGGGCAACGAGGACGATCCGCGCGTCCAGACGCTGGCCGAGCTGCTGAACTCCGACGAGGTCCAGCAGTTCATCGAGGACACCTACCAGGGCTCCGTGATCCCGGCCTTCGGCACCCCGGCCGGCTGA
- a CDS encoding methionine ABC transporter permease, with the protein MTWSQMQPLLSQGTIDTLYMVGWSTFYAVLGGLPLGVLLVLTDRGGPLRNVPLNKTIGVIVNIGRSLPFIILLVALIPFTRFVVGTAMGPTAAVVPLAIAAIPFFARLVETAVREVDHGLVEAAHAMGGGTWTVVLKVLLPQALPSLVAGLTTTVIALIGYSAMAGAVGGGGLGTLAYTYGYQRFEDEFMLVTVVVLLVIVTAVQLLGDGVVRLISRRTRTG; encoded by the coding sequence ATGACCTGGTCCCAGATGCAGCCGCTGCTCAGCCAGGGCACCATCGACACGCTCTACATGGTGGGCTGGTCCACCTTCTACGCGGTGCTCGGCGGCCTGCCGCTCGGCGTGCTGCTCGTGCTCACCGACCGCGGCGGGCCGTTGCGCAACGTGCCGTTGAACAAGACCATCGGCGTGATCGTCAACATCGGTCGCTCGCTGCCGTTCATCATTCTGCTGGTGGCGCTGATCCCGTTCACCCGCTTCGTGGTGGGTACCGCGATGGGGCCGACCGCCGCCGTGGTGCCGCTGGCCATCGCCGCCATCCCGTTCTTCGCCCGGCTGGTGGAGACCGCCGTGCGCGAGGTCGACCACGGACTGGTGGAGGCCGCCCACGCGATGGGCGGCGGCACCTGGACGGTGGTGCTCAAGGTGCTGCTGCCGCAGGCCCTGCCGTCCCTGGTCGCGGGCCTGACCACCACGGTGATCGCGCTGATCGGCTACTCGGCGATGGCCGGCGCCGTCGGCGGCGGCGGCCTCGGCACCCTCGCCTACACCTATGGCTACCAGCGCTTCGAGGACGAGTTCATGCTCGTCACCGTCGTCGTCCTGCTGGTCATCGTCACCGCCGTCCAGCTGCTGGGCGACGGCGTCGTGCGCCTCATCTCCCGCCGCACCCGCACCGGTTGA
- a CDS encoding methionine ABC transporter ATP-binding protein: protein MITTTDLTKVYRSRGREVTALDGVSLRVEPGQMYGVIGRSGAGKSTLIRCVNLLERPDSGTVTVDGADLTALAGRGHRAGKPLRQARTGIGMIFQHFNLLSSRTVRGNVELPLEILGLTRRERARKALDLLDLVGLADHARAYPAQLSGGQKQRVGIARALAGDPKVLLSDEATSALDPETTRSVLQLLRDLNRQLGLTVLLITHEMDVVKAVCDAAALMEQGRIVESGVLSELLATPGSRLAGELFPVGGARSAEDRTVVDITFHGERAGQPVISQLARSHGVDVSILGAAMDTVGGRQVGRMRIELPGRPEENTRALGFLREAGLTVELPDQPAAVPAARELTGEGA, encoded by the coding sequence GTGATCACCACCACGGATCTGACCAAGGTCTACCGTTCACGGGGCCGGGAGGTCACCGCGCTCGACGGCGTCAGCCTGCGGGTCGAACCCGGCCAGATGTACGGCGTCATCGGGCGCAGCGGGGCCGGCAAGTCCACGCTGATCCGCTGCGTCAACCTGTTGGAGCGTCCCGACTCGGGGACGGTGACGGTGGACGGTGCGGACCTCACGGCGCTGGCCGGTCGCGGCCACCGCGCGGGCAAGCCGCTGCGGCAGGCGCGGACCGGCATCGGCATGATCTTCCAGCACTTCAACCTGCTCTCCTCGCGCACCGTGCGCGGCAATGTGGAGCTGCCGCTGGAGATCCTCGGCCTCACCCGCCGCGAGCGCGCCCGCAAGGCGCTCGACCTGCTGGATCTGGTCGGCCTCGCCGACCACGCCAGGGCCTATCCGGCGCAGCTGTCCGGCGGCCAGAAGCAGCGCGTCGGCATCGCCCGCGCGCTCGCCGGCGACCCGAAGGTGCTGCTCTCCGACGAGGCCACCTCGGCGCTCGACCCGGAGACCACCCGCTCGGTGCTCCAGCTGCTGCGCGACCTCAACCGTCAGCTCGGCCTGACCGTGCTGCTGATCACCCACGAGATGGACGTGGTCAAGGCCGTCTGTGACGCCGCCGCGCTGATGGAACAGGGCCGGATCGTGGAGTCGGGCGTCCTCTCCGAGCTGCTCGCCACCCCGGGCTCCCGGCTCGCGGGGGAGCTGTTCCCGGTCGGCGGCGCCAGGAGCGCCGAGGACCGCACGGTGGTGGACATCACCTTCCACGGCGAGCGCGCCGGCCAGCCGGTGATCTCCCAGCTGGCCAGGTCGCACGGCGTCGACGTCTCGATCCTGGGCGCCGCCATGGACACCGTCGGCGGACGCCAGGTCGGCCGGATGCGCATCGAGCTCCCCGGCCGCCCGGAGGAGAACACCCGGGCCCTCGGCTTCCTCCGCGAGGCCGGGCTCACCGTCGAACTGCCCGACCAGCCGGCCGCCGTCCCGGCGGCCAGGGAACTCACCGGAGAGGGCGCCTGA
- a CDS encoding GNAT family N-acetyltransferase, translating to MGMSVTIGSATEQDVEQILKLQYLCYQSEAELYGDYTIAPLTQTLAELRAEVADTCALVARLGDEVVGSVRGGVGADGTADIGRLIVHPRMQRHGLGGRLLAAIEQRLAAERAAARYRLFTGHRSAGNLRLYRRLGYAQVGTEQVSRHLSLVTLEKPVARAGSVSEQPLAASA from the coding sequence ATGGGCATGAGCGTCACCATCGGGTCGGCGACCGAACAGGACGTCGAGCAGATCCTCAAACTTCAGTACCTCTGTTACCAGTCGGAGGCCGAGCTGTACGGCGACTACACCATCGCCCCGCTCACCCAGACCCTCGCCGAGCTGCGCGCGGAGGTGGCCGACACCTGCGCGCTGGTGGCGCGGCTCGGTGACGAGGTGGTGGGTTCCGTACGGGGCGGCGTGGGGGCCGACGGCACGGCCGACATCGGGCGGCTGATCGTGCATCCCCGGATGCAGCGACACGGCCTGGGCGGGCGGCTGTTGGCGGCGATCGAGCAGCGGCTCGCCGCCGAGCGGGCCGCGGCACGCTACCGGCTCTTCACCGGCCACCGCAGCGCGGGCAACCTGCGGCTCTACCGTCGCCTCGGCTACGCCCAGGTCGGCACGGAGCAGGTCTCCCGGCACCTGAGCCTGGTCACCCTGGAGAAGCCGGTGGCCCGTGCCGGAAGCGTGTCCGAACAGCCGCTGGCGGCCAGCGCGTAG